In Ovis canadensis isolate MfBH-ARS-UI-01 breed Bighorn chromosome 3, ARS-UI_OviCan_v2, whole genome shotgun sequence, one DNA window encodes the following:
- the VEZT gene encoding vezatin isoform X1 has product MTPDFDEEVVFENSPLYQYLQDLGHTDFEVCSSLSPKAEKSTVTEGQQKPPARALPKQGIPLKVAETIKSWILAQSNKNDDLLHKLDIGFRLDSLHTILQQEVLLQEDVELIELLDPSILSAGQPQQQENGHLPTLCSLATPNIWDVSVVFAFISLLVMLPTWWILSSWLVWGVILFVYLIIRALRLWRTAKLQVTLKKYSVYLEDIATDSRGFTNLVRKALRLIQETEVISRGFTLLLDRVSAACPFNKAGQHPSQHLIGLRKAVYRTVRANFQAARLATLYMLKNYPLNSESDNVTNYICVVPFKELGLGLSEEQISEEEAHNLTDGFSLPALKVLFQLWVAQSSEFFRRLALLLSTTNSPPGPLLTPALLPHRILSDVTQGLPHAHSACLEELKRSYEFYRYFETQHQSVPQRLSRTQQKSRELSNVHTAVRSLQLHLKALLNEVIILEDELEKLVCTKETQELVSEAYQILEQKLKLIQPHVQASNNCWEEAISQVDKLLRRNTDKKGNPEMACESPRCAVAPVLQPPLHIADKDPIPEEQELEAYVDDIDMDTDFRKDDFYYLSQEDRERQKREHEESKRVLQELKSVLGFKASEAERQKWKQLLFSDHAVLKSLSPVDPVEPISNSEPSVDSDMGKVGKNDTEEENNKTSTADNEISSRTEYLCEYPLDGKSKDNSANEVFFQGAEERAHYQCKSEDESPQADVDGLAPAHPTPRVSSQPSIKQRLAQLQLSPDFTFTAGLAAEVAARSLSFTTMQEQTFGDEEEEQIIQENENEVEEK; this is encoded by the exons CAAGGCATCCCGTTAAAAGTGGCTGAAACCATCAAGAGTTGGATTTTGGCTCAGTCCAATAAGAATGATGACTTACTTCACAAGTTG GATATTGGATTCCGACTCGATTCACTTCATACTATCCTGCAACAGGAAGTCCTGTTACAAGAGGATGTGGAGCTGATTGAGCTGCTTGATCCCAGTATCCTGTCTGCAGGGCAACCTCAACAACAGGAAAATGGACACCTTCCAACACTTTGCTCCCTGGCAACCCCTAATATTTG GGATGTCTCAGTGGTATTTGCCTTCATTAGTTTGCTTGTTATGCTTCCCACTTGGTGGATTTTATCTTCCTGGCTGGTATGGGGAGTGATTCTGTTTGTTTATCTGATCATAAGAGCTTTGCGATTATGGAGGACAGCAAAACTACAAGTAACTCTAAAAAAATACAGTGTCTATTTGGAAGATATAGCAACAGATAGCCGAGGTTTTACTAACCTTGTGAGAAAAGCTTTACGTCTCATTCAAGAAACTGAAGTCATTTCCAGAGGATTTACACT TTTGCTTGACAGGGTCAGTGCTGCTTGCCCATTTAATAAAGCTGGACAGCATCCCAGTCAGCATCTCATCGGTCTTCGGAAAGCTGTCTACAGAACTGTCAGAGCCAACTTTCAAGCAGCAAGGCTAGCTACTCTATATATGCTGAAAAA CTACCCCCTGAACTCCGAGAGTGACAATGTAACCAACTACATCTGTGTGGTGCCTTTTAAGGAGCTGGGCCTTGGACTTAGTGAAGAGCAGATTTCGGAAGAGGAAGCACATAACCTTACAGATGGCTTCAGCCTGCCTGCGTTGAAG gttCTGTTTCAGCTCTGGGTGGCACAGAGTTCAGAGTTCTTTAGGCGGCTAGCCCTGTTACTTTCTACAACAAATTCACCTCCTGGGCCCTTACTtactccagcacttttgcctcATCGTATCTTATCTGATGTGACTCAAGGTCTACCTCATGCTCATTCTGCCTGTTTGGAAGAGCTTAAGCGCAGCTATGAGTTCTACCGGTACTTTGAAACTCAGCACCAGTCGGTACCCCAGCGTTTATCCAGAACTCAGCAGAAGTCAAGAGAACTGAGTAATGTTCACACGGCAGTACGCAGCTTGCAGCTGCATCTGAAAGCACTGCTGAATGA GGTAATAATTCTTGAGGATGAACTTGAAAAGCTTGTCTGTACTAAAGAAACACAAGAACTAGTGTCAGAAGCTTATCAAATCCTAGAACAGAAATTAAAGTTAATTCAGCCCCATGTTCAAGCAAGCAACAATTGCTGGGAAGAGGCCATTTCTCAAGTGGACAAATTGCTACGAAGAAATACAGATAAAAAAG GGAACCCTGAAATGGCGTGCGAGAGTCCACGCTGCGCTGTGGCACCTGTGCTGCAGCCGCCTCTACACATTGCAGATAAAGATCCAATCCCTGAGGAGCAG gAGTTAGAAGCTTATGTAGATGATATTGATATGGACACTGATTTCAGAAAGGATGATTTTTATTACTTGTCTcaagaagacagagagagacagaagcgTGAACATGAAGAATCCAAGAGGGTGCTCCAAGAACTGAAATCTGTGCTGGGATTTAAAGCATCAGAGGCAGAAAGGCAGAAGTGGAAGCAACTTCTGTTTAGTGATCATG ctGTGTTgaaatccttgtctcctgtagaCCCAGTGGAACCCATAAGTAATTCAGAACCATCAGTGGATTCAGATATGGGGAAAGTTGgtaaaaatgatactgaagaggaaaataataaaacctcTACAGCTGACAATGAAATAAGTAGTAGGACTGAGTATTTATGTGAATACCCTCTAGATGGTAAAAGTAAAGACAATTCTGCAAATGAagtcttcttccaaggagctgaaGAAAGAGCACATTACCAATGTAAGAGTGAAGATGAGTCTCCGCAGGCAGATGTAGAtggcctggcccctgcccacccaACCCCCAGGGTCTCATCACAGCCCTCCATCAAGCAGAGGCTGGCCCAGCTACAGCTGTCCcctgatttcactttcactgctggccTCGCTGCAGAAGTGGCTGCTAGATCTCTCTCCTTTACCACCATGCAGGAACAGACTTTTGGTGATGAGGAGGAAGAACAAATaatacaagaaaatgaaaatgaggtaGAAGAAAAGTAA
- the VEZT gene encoding vezatin isoform X4, producing MLSNSPLYQYLQDLGHTDFEVCSSLSPKAEKSTVTEGQQKPPARALPKQGIPLKVAETIKSWILAQSNKNDDLLHKLDIGFRLDSLHTILQQEVLLQEDVELIELLDPSILSAGQPQQQENGHLPTLCSLATPNIWDVSVVFAFISLLVMLPTWWILSSWLVWGVILFVYLIIRALRLWRTAKLQVTLKKYSVYLEDIATDSRGFTNLVRKALRLIQETEVISRGFTLVSAACPFNKAGQHPSQHLIGLRKAVYRTVRANFQAARLATLYMLKNYPLNSESDNVTNYICVVPFKELGLGLSEEQISEEEAHNLTDGFSLPALKVLFQLWVAQSSEFFRRLALLLSTTNSPPGPLLTPALLPHRILSDVTQGLPHAHSACLEELKRSYEFYRYFETQHQSVPQRLSRTQQKSRELSNVHTAVRSLQLHLKALLNEVIILEDELEKLVCTKETQELVSEAYQILEQKLKLIQPHVQASNNCWEEAISQVDKLLRRNTDKKGNPEMACESPRCAVAPVLQPPLHIADKDPIPEEQELEAYVDDIDMDTDFRKDDFYYLSQEDRERQKREHEESKRVLQELKSVLGFKASEAERQKWKQLLFSDHAVLKSLSPVDPVEPISNSEPSVDSDMGKVGKNDTEEENNKTSTADNEISSRTEYLCEYPLDGKSKDNSANEVFFQGAEERAHYQCKSEDESPQADVDGLAPAHPTPRVSSQPSIKQRLAQLQLSPDFTFTAGLAAEVAARSLSFTTMQEQTFGDEEEEQIIQENENEVEEK from the exons CAAGGCATCCCGTTAAAAGTGGCTGAAACCATCAAGAGTTGGATTTTGGCTCAGTCCAATAAGAATGATGACTTACTTCACAAGTTG GATATTGGATTCCGACTCGATTCACTTCATACTATCCTGCAACAGGAAGTCCTGTTACAAGAGGATGTGGAGCTGATTGAGCTGCTTGATCCCAGTATCCTGTCTGCAGGGCAACCTCAACAACAGGAAAATGGACACCTTCCAACACTTTGCTCCCTGGCAACCCCTAATATTTG GGATGTCTCAGTGGTATTTGCCTTCATTAGTTTGCTTGTTATGCTTCCCACTTGGTGGATTTTATCTTCCTGGCTGGTATGGGGAGTGATTCTGTTTGTTTATCTGATCATAAGAGCTTTGCGATTATGGAGGACAGCAAAACTACAAGTAACTCTAAAAAAATACAGTGTCTATTTGGAAGATATAGCAACAGATAGCCGAGGTTTTACTAACCTTGTGAGAAAAGCTTTACGTCTCATTCAAGAAACTGAAGTCATTTCCAGAGGATTTACACT GGTCAGTGCTGCTTGCCCATTTAATAAAGCTGGACAGCATCCCAGTCAGCATCTCATCGGTCTTCGGAAAGCTGTCTACAGAACTGTCAGAGCCAACTTTCAAGCAGCAAGGCTAGCTACTCTATATATGCTGAAAAA CTACCCCCTGAACTCCGAGAGTGACAATGTAACCAACTACATCTGTGTGGTGCCTTTTAAGGAGCTGGGCCTTGGACTTAGTGAAGAGCAGATTTCGGAAGAGGAAGCACATAACCTTACAGATGGCTTCAGCCTGCCTGCGTTGAAG gttCTGTTTCAGCTCTGGGTGGCACAGAGTTCAGAGTTCTTTAGGCGGCTAGCCCTGTTACTTTCTACAACAAATTCACCTCCTGGGCCCTTACTtactccagcacttttgcctcATCGTATCTTATCTGATGTGACTCAAGGTCTACCTCATGCTCATTCTGCCTGTTTGGAAGAGCTTAAGCGCAGCTATGAGTTCTACCGGTACTTTGAAACTCAGCACCAGTCGGTACCCCAGCGTTTATCCAGAACTCAGCAGAAGTCAAGAGAACTGAGTAATGTTCACACGGCAGTACGCAGCTTGCAGCTGCATCTGAAAGCACTGCTGAATGA GGTAATAATTCTTGAGGATGAACTTGAAAAGCTTGTCTGTACTAAAGAAACACAAGAACTAGTGTCAGAAGCTTATCAAATCCTAGAACAGAAATTAAAGTTAATTCAGCCCCATGTTCAAGCAAGCAACAATTGCTGGGAAGAGGCCATTTCTCAAGTGGACAAATTGCTACGAAGAAATACAGATAAAAAAG GGAACCCTGAAATGGCGTGCGAGAGTCCACGCTGCGCTGTGGCACCTGTGCTGCAGCCGCCTCTACACATTGCAGATAAAGATCCAATCCCTGAGGAGCAG gAGTTAGAAGCTTATGTAGATGATATTGATATGGACACTGATTTCAGAAAGGATGATTTTTATTACTTGTCTcaagaagacagagagagacagaagcgTGAACATGAAGAATCCAAGAGGGTGCTCCAAGAACTGAAATCTGTGCTGGGATTTAAAGCATCAGAGGCAGAAAGGCAGAAGTGGAAGCAACTTCTGTTTAGTGATCATG ctGTGTTgaaatccttgtctcctgtagaCCCAGTGGAACCCATAAGTAATTCAGAACCATCAGTGGATTCAGATATGGGGAAAGTTGgtaaaaatgatactgaagaggaaaataataaaacctcTACAGCTGACAATGAAATAAGTAGTAGGACTGAGTATTTATGTGAATACCCTCTAGATGGTAAAAGTAAAGACAATTCTGCAAATGAagtcttcttccaaggagctgaaGAAAGAGCACATTACCAATGTAAGAGTGAAGATGAGTCTCCGCAGGCAGATGTAGAtggcctggcccctgcccacccaACCCCCAGGGTCTCATCACAGCCCTCCATCAAGCAGAGGCTGGCCCAGCTACAGCTGTCCcctgatttcactttcactgctggccTCGCTGCAGAAGTGGCTGCTAGATCTCTCTCCTTTACCACCATGCAGGAACAGACTTTTGGTGATGAGGAGGAAGAACAAATaatacaagaaaatgaaaatgaggtaGAAGAAAAGTAA
- the VEZT gene encoding vezatin isoform X3 translates to MLSNSPLYQYLQDLGHTDFEVCSSLSPKAEKSTVTEGQQKPPARALPKQGIPLKVAETIKSWILAQSNKNDDLLHKLDIGFRLDSLHTILQQEVLLQEDVELIELLDPSILSAGQPQQQENGHLPTLCSLATPNIWDVSVVFAFISLLVMLPTWWILSSWLVWGVILFVYLIIRALRLWRTAKLQVTLKKYSVYLEDIATDSRGFTNLVRKALRLIQETEVISRGFTLLLDRVSAACPFNKAGQHPSQHLIGLRKAVYRTVRANFQAARLATLYMLKNYPLNSESDNVTNYICVVPFKELGLGLSEEQISEEEAHNLTDGFSLPALKVLFQLWVAQSSEFFRRLALLLSTTNSPPGPLLTPALLPHRILSDVTQGLPHAHSACLEELKRSYEFYRYFETQHQSVPQRLSRTQQKSRELSNVHTAVRSLQLHLKALLNEVIILEDELEKLVCTKETQELVSEAYQILEQKLKLIQPHVQASNNCWEEAISQVDKLLRRNTDKKGNPEMACESPRCAVAPVLQPPLHIADKDPIPEEQELEAYVDDIDMDTDFRKDDFYYLSQEDRERQKREHEESKRVLQELKSVLGFKASEAERQKWKQLLFSDHAVLKSLSPVDPVEPISNSEPSVDSDMGKVGKNDTEEENNKTSTADNEISSRTEYLCEYPLDGKSKDNSANEVFFQGAEERAHYQCKSEDESPQADVDGLAPAHPTPRVSSQPSIKQRLAQLQLSPDFTFTAGLAAEVAARSLSFTTMQEQTFGDEEEEQIIQENENEVEEK, encoded by the exons CAAGGCATCCCGTTAAAAGTGGCTGAAACCATCAAGAGTTGGATTTTGGCTCAGTCCAATAAGAATGATGACTTACTTCACAAGTTG GATATTGGATTCCGACTCGATTCACTTCATACTATCCTGCAACAGGAAGTCCTGTTACAAGAGGATGTGGAGCTGATTGAGCTGCTTGATCCCAGTATCCTGTCTGCAGGGCAACCTCAACAACAGGAAAATGGACACCTTCCAACACTTTGCTCCCTGGCAACCCCTAATATTTG GGATGTCTCAGTGGTATTTGCCTTCATTAGTTTGCTTGTTATGCTTCCCACTTGGTGGATTTTATCTTCCTGGCTGGTATGGGGAGTGATTCTGTTTGTTTATCTGATCATAAGAGCTTTGCGATTATGGAGGACAGCAAAACTACAAGTAACTCTAAAAAAATACAGTGTCTATTTGGAAGATATAGCAACAGATAGCCGAGGTTTTACTAACCTTGTGAGAAAAGCTTTACGTCTCATTCAAGAAACTGAAGTCATTTCCAGAGGATTTACACT TTTGCTTGACAGGGTCAGTGCTGCTTGCCCATTTAATAAAGCTGGACAGCATCCCAGTCAGCATCTCATCGGTCTTCGGAAAGCTGTCTACAGAACTGTCAGAGCCAACTTTCAAGCAGCAAGGCTAGCTACTCTATATATGCTGAAAAA CTACCCCCTGAACTCCGAGAGTGACAATGTAACCAACTACATCTGTGTGGTGCCTTTTAAGGAGCTGGGCCTTGGACTTAGTGAAGAGCAGATTTCGGAAGAGGAAGCACATAACCTTACAGATGGCTTCAGCCTGCCTGCGTTGAAG gttCTGTTTCAGCTCTGGGTGGCACAGAGTTCAGAGTTCTTTAGGCGGCTAGCCCTGTTACTTTCTACAACAAATTCACCTCCTGGGCCCTTACTtactccagcacttttgcctcATCGTATCTTATCTGATGTGACTCAAGGTCTACCTCATGCTCATTCTGCCTGTTTGGAAGAGCTTAAGCGCAGCTATGAGTTCTACCGGTACTTTGAAACTCAGCACCAGTCGGTACCCCAGCGTTTATCCAGAACTCAGCAGAAGTCAAGAGAACTGAGTAATGTTCACACGGCAGTACGCAGCTTGCAGCTGCATCTGAAAGCACTGCTGAATGA GGTAATAATTCTTGAGGATGAACTTGAAAAGCTTGTCTGTACTAAAGAAACACAAGAACTAGTGTCAGAAGCTTATCAAATCCTAGAACAGAAATTAAAGTTAATTCAGCCCCATGTTCAAGCAAGCAACAATTGCTGGGAAGAGGCCATTTCTCAAGTGGACAAATTGCTACGAAGAAATACAGATAAAAAAG GGAACCCTGAAATGGCGTGCGAGAGTCCACGCTGCGCTGTGGCACCTGTGCTGCAGCCGCCTCTACACATTGCAGATAAAGATCCAATCCCTGAGGAGCAG gAGTTAGAAGCTTATGTAGATGATATTGATATGGACACTGATTTCAGAAAGGATGATTTTTATTACTTGTCTcaagaagacagagagagacagaagcgTGAACATGAAGAATCCAAGAGGGTGCTCCAAGAACTGAAATCTGTGCTGGGATTTAAAGCATCAGAGGCAGAAAGGCAGAAGTGGAAGCAACTTCTGTTTAGTGATCATG ctGTGTTgaaatccttgtctcctgtagaCCCAGTGGAACCCATAAGTAATTCAGAACCATCAGTGGATTCAGATATGGGGAAAGTTGgtaaaaatgatactgaagaggaaaataataaaacctcTACAGCTGACAATGAAATAAGTAGTAGGACTGAGTATTTATGTGAATACCCTCTAGATGGTAAAAGTAAAGACAATTCTGCAAATGAagtcttcttccaaggagctgaaGAAAGAGCACATTACCAATGTAAGAGTGAAGATGAGTCTCCGCAGGCAGATGTAGAtggcctggcccctgcccacccaACCCCCAGGGTCTCATCACAGCCCTCCATCAAGCAGAGGCTGGCCCAGCTACAGCTGTCCcctgatttcactttcactgctggccTCGCTGCAGAAGTGGCTGCTAGATCTCTCTCCTTTACCACCATGCAGGAACAGACTTTTGGTGATGAGGAGGAAGAACAAATaatacaagaaaatgaaaatgaggtaGAAGAAAAGTAA
- the VEZT gene encoding vezatin isoform X2 yields MTPDFDEEVVFENSPLYQYLQDLGHTDFEVCSSLSPKAEKSTVTEGQQKPPARALPKQGIPLKVAETIKSWILAQSNKNDDLLHKLDIGFRLDSLHTILQQEVLLQEDVELIELLDPSILSAGQPQQQENGHLPTLCSLATPNIWDVSVVFAFISLLVMLPTWWILSSWLVWGVILFVYLIIRALRLWRTAKLQVTLKKYSVYLEDIATDSRGFTNLVRKALRLIQETEVISRGFTLVSAACPFNKAGQHPSQHLIGLRKAVYRTVRANFQAARLATLYMLKNYPLNSESDNVTNYICVVPFKELGLGLSEEQISEEEAHNLTDGFSLPALKVLFQLWVAQSSEFFRRLALLLSTTNSPPGPLLTPALLPHRILSDVTQGLPHAHSACLEELKRSYEFYRYFETQHQSVPQRLSRTQQKSRELSNVHTAVRSLQLHLKALLNEVIILEDELEKLVCTKETQELVSEAYQILEQKLKLIQPHVQASNNCWEEAISQVDKLLRRNTDKKGNPEMACESPRCAVAPVLQPPLHIADKDPIPEEQELEAYVDDIDMDTDFRKDDFYYLSQEDRERQKREHEESKRVLQELKSVLGFKASEAERQKWKQLLFSDHAVLKSLSPVDPVEPISNSEPSVDSDMGKVGKNDTEEENNKTSTADNEISSRTEYLCEYPLDGKSKDNSANEVFFQGAEERAHYQCKSEDESPQADVDGLAPAHPTPRVSSQPSIKQRLAQLQLSPDFTFTAGLAAEVAARSLSFTTMQEQTFGDEEEEQIIQENENEVEEK; encoded by the exons CAAGGCATCCCGTTAAAAGTGGCTGAAACCATCAAGAGTTGGATTTTGGCTCAGTCCAATAAGAATGATGACTTACTTCACAAGTTG GATATTGGATTCCGACTCGATTCACTTCATACTATCCTGCAACAGGAAGTCCTGTTACAAGAGGATGTGGAGCTGATTGAGCTGCTTGATCCCAGTATCCTGTCTGCAGGGCAACCTCAACAACAGGAAAATGGACACCTTCCAACACTTTGCTCCCTGGCAACCCCTAATATTTG GGATGTCTCAGTGGTATTTGCCTTCATTAGTTTGCTTGTTATGCTTCCCACTTGGTGGATTTTATCTTCCTGGCTGGTATGGGGAGTGATTCTGTTTGTTTATCTGATCATAAGAGCTTTGCGATTATGGAGGACAGCAAAACTACAAGTAACTCTAAAAAAATACAGTGTCTATTTGGAAGATATAGCAACAGATAGCCGAGGTTTTACTAACCTTGTGAGAAAAGCTTTACGTCTCATTCAAGAAACTGAAGTCATTTCCAGAGGATTTACACT GGTCAGTGCTGCTTGCCCATTTAATAAAGCTGGACAGCATCCCAGTCAGCATCTCATCGGTCTTCGGAAAGCTGTCTACAGAACTGTCAGAGCCAACTTTCAAGCAGCAAGGCTAGCTACTCTATATATGCTGAAAAA CTACCCCCTGAACTCCGAGAGTGACAATGTAACCAACTACATCTGTGTGGTGCCTTTTAAGGAGCTGGGCCTTGGACTTAGTGAAGAGCAGATTTCGGAAGAGGAAGCACATAACCTTACAGATGGCTTCAGCCTGCCTGCGTTGAAG gttCTGTTTCAGCTCTGGGTGGCACAGAGTTCAGAGTTCTTTAGGCGGCTAGCCCTGTTACTTTCTACAACAAATTCACCTCCTGGGCCCTTACTtactccagcacttttgcctcATCGTATCTTATCTGATGTGACTCAAGGTCTACCTCATGCTCATTCTGCCTGTTTGGAAGAGCTTAAGCGCAGCTATGAGTTCTACCGGTACTTTGAAACTCAGCACCAGTCGGTACCCCAGCGTTTATCCAGAACTCAGCAGAAGTCAAGAGAACTGAGTAATGTTCACACGGCAGTACGCAGCTTGCAGCTGCATCTGAAAGCACTGCTGAATGA GGTAATAATTCTTGAGGATGAACTTGAAAAGCTTGTCTGTACTAAAGAAACACAAGAACTAGTGTCAGAAGCTTATCAAATCCTAGAACAGAAATTAAAGTTAATTCAGCCCCATGTTCAAGCAAGCAACAATTGCTGGGAAGAGGCCATTTCTCAAGTGGACAAATTGCTACGAAGAAATACAGATAAAAAAG GGAACCCTGAAATGGCGTGCGAGAGTCCACGCTGCGCTGTGGCACCTGTGCTGCAGCCGCCTCTACACATTGCAGATAAAGATCCAATCCCTGAGGAGCAG gAGTTAGAAGCTTATGTAGATGATATTGATATGGACACTGATTTCAGAAAGGATGATTTTTATTACTTGTCTcaagaagacagagagagacagaagcgTGAACATGAAGAATCCAAGAGGGTGCTCCAAGAACTGAAATCTGTGCTGGGATTTAAAGCATCAGAGGCAGAAAGGCAGAAGTGGAAGCAACTTCTGTTTAGTGATCATG ctGTGTTgaaatccttgtctcctgtagaCCCAGTGGAACCCATAAGTAATTCAGAACCATCAGTGGATTCAGATATGGGGAAAGTTGgtaaaaatgatactgaagaggaaaataataaaacctcTACAGCTGACAATGAAATAAGTAGTAGGACTGAGTATTTATGTGAATACCCTCTAGATGGTAAAAGTAAAGACAATTCTGCAAATGAagtcttcttccaaggagctgaaGAAAGAGCACATTACCAATGTAAGAGTGAAGATGAGTCTCCGCAGGCAGATGTAGAtggcctggcccctgcccacccaACCCCCAGGGTCTCATCACAGCCCTCCATCAAGCAGAGGCTGGCCCAGCTACAGCTGTCCcctgatttcactttcactgctggccTCGCTGCAGAAGTGGCTGCTAGATCTCTCTCCTTTACCACCATGCAGGAACAGACTTTTGGTGATGAGGAGGAAGAACAAATaatacaagaaaatgaaaatgaggtaGAAGAAAAGTAA
- the VEZT gene encoding vezatin isoform X6, with product MFFSVTKSRKKHSDRGTAKASCKSPAKSIPLKVAETIKSWILAQSNKNDDLLHKLDIGFRLDSLHTILQQEVLLQEDVELIELLDPSILSAGQPQQQENGHLPTLCSLATPNIWDVSVVFAFISLLVMLPTWWILSSWLVWGVILFVYLIIRALRLWRTAKLQVTLKKYSVYLEDIATDSRGFTNLVRKALRLIQETEVISRGFTLVSAACPFNKAGQHPSQHLIGLRKAVYRTVRANFQAARLATLYMLKNYPLNSESDNVTNYICVVPFKELGLGLSEEQISEEEAHNLTDGFSLPALKVLFQLWVAQSSEFFRRLALLLSTTNSPPGPLLTPALLPHRILSDVTQGLPHAHSACLEELKRSYEFYRYFETQHQSVPQRLSRTQQKSRELSNVHTAVRSLQLHLKALLNEVIILEDELEKLVCTKETQELVSEAYQILEQKLKLIQPHVQASNNCWEEAISQVDKLLRRNTDKKGNPEMACESPRCAVAPVLQPPLHIADKDPIPEEQELEAYVDDIDMDTDFRKDDFYYLSQEDRERQKREHEESKRVLQELKSVLGFKASEAERQKWKQLLFSDHAVLKSLSPVDPVEPISNSEPSVDSDMGKVGKNDTEEENNKTSTADNEISSRTEYLCEYPLDGKSKDNSANEVFFQGAEERAHYQCKSEDESPQADVDGLAPAHPTPRVSSQPSIKQRLAQLQLSPDFTFTAGLAAEVAARSLSFTTMQEQTFGDEEEEQIIQENENEVEEK from the exons GCATCCCGTTAAAAGTGGCTGAAACCATCAAGAGTTGGATTTTGGCTCAGTCCAATAAGAATGATGACTTACTTCACAAGTTG GATATTGGATTCCGACTCGATTCACTTCATACTATCCTGCAACAGGAAGTCCTGTTACAAGAGGATGTGGAGCTGATTGAGCTGCTTGATCCCAGTATCCTGTCTGCAGGGCAACCTCAACAACAGGAAAATGGACACCTTCCAACACTTTGCTCCCTGGCAACCCCTAATATTTG GGATGTCTCAGTGGTATTTGCCTTCATTAGTTTGCTTGTTATGCTTCCCACTTGGTGGATTTTATCTTCCTGGCTGGTATGGGGAGTGATTCTGTTTGTTTATCTGATCATAAGAGCTTTGCGATTATGGAGGACAGCAAAACTACAAGTAACTCTAAAAAAATACAGTGTCTATTTGGAAGATATAGCAACAGATAGCCGAGGTTTTACTAACCTTGTGAGAAAAGCTTTACGTCTCATTCAAGAAACTGAAGTCATTTCCAGAGGATTTACACT GGTCAGTGCTGCTTGCCCATTTAATAAAGCTGGACAGCATCCCAGTCAGCATCTCATCGGTCTTCGGAAAGCTGTCTACAGAACTGTCAGAGCCAACTTTCAAGCAGCAAGGCTAGCTACTCTATATATGCTGAAAAA CTACCCCCTGAACTCCGAGAGTGACAATGTAACCAACTACATCTGTGTGGTGCCTTTTAAGGAGCTGGGCCTTGGACTTAGTGAAGAGCAGATTTCGGAAGAGGAAGCACATAACCTTACAGATGGCTTCAGCCTGCCTGCGTTGAAG gttCTGTTTCAGCTCTGGGTGGCACAGAGTTCAGAGTTCTTTAGGCGGCTAGCCCTGTTACTTTCTACAACAAATTCACCTCCTGGGCCCTTACTtactccagcacttttgcctcATCGTATCTTATCTGATGTGACTCAAGGTCTACCTCATGCTCATTCTGCCTGTTTGGAAGAGCTTAAGCGCAGCTATGAGTTCTACCGGTACTTTGAAACTCAGCACCAGTCGGTACCCCAGCGTTTATCCAGAACTCAGCAGAAGTCAAGAGAACTGAGTAATGTTCACACGGCAGTACGCAGCTTGCAGCTGCATCTGAAAGCACTGCTGAATGA GGTAATAATTCTTGAGGATGAACTTGAAAAGCTTGTCTGTACTAAAGAAACACAAGAACTAGTGTCAGAAGCTTATCAAATCCTAGAACAGAAATTAAAGTTAATTCAGCCCCATGTTCAAGCAAGCAACAATTGCTGGGAAGAGGCCATTTCTCAAGTGGACAAATTGCTACGAAGAAATACAGATAAAAAAG GGAACCCTGAAATGGCGTGCGAGAGTCCACGCTGCGCTGTGGCACCTGTGCTGCAGCCGCCTCTACACATTGCAGATAAAGATCCAATCCCTGAGGAGCAG gAGTTAGAAGCTTATGTAGATGATATTGATATGGACACTGATTTCAGAAAGGATGATTTTTATTACTTGTCTcaagaagacagagagagacagaagcgTGAACATGAAGAATCCAAGAGGGTGCTCCAAGAACTGAAATCTGTGCTGGGATTTAAAGCATCAGAGGCAGAAAGGCAGAAGTGGAAGCAACTTCTGTTTAGTGATCATG ctGTGTTgaaatccttgtctcctgtagaCCCAGTGGAACCCATAAGTAATTCAGAACCATCAGTGGATTCAGATATGGGGAAAGTTGgtaaaaatgatactgaagaggaaaataataaaacctcTACAGCTGACAATGAAATAAGTAGTAGGACTGAGTATTTATGTGAATACCCTCTAGATGGTAAAAGTAAAGACAATTCTGCAAATGAagtcttcttccaaggagctgaaGAAAGAGCACATTACCAATGTAAGAGTGAAGATGAGTCTCCGCAGGCAGATGTAGAtggcctggcccctgcccacccaACCCCCAGGGTCTCATCACAGCCCTCCATCAAGCAGAGGCTGGCCCAGCTACAGCTGTCCcctgatttcactttcactgctggccTCGCTGCAGAAGTGGCTGCTAGATCTCTCTCCTTTACCACCATGCAGGAACAGACTTTTGGTGATGAGGAGGAAGAACAAATaatacaagaaaatgaaaatgaggtaGAAGAAAAGTAA